Proteins encoded by one window of Xanthomonas sp. DAR 80977:
- the tssH gene encoding type VI secretion system ATPase TssH — protein sequence MAEISRSALFGKLNKLAYRGIESATVFCKLRGNPYVELVHWLHQILQLPDSDLHRIVKRFELNPSTLARDVTEALDRLPRGASGVTDLSSNVEEAVERGWVYASLSFGEAQVRTGYLVVGVLSVRTLRHALVGISKEFEKIKPEALSERFAEIVAGSPEDGQLPSDGFQLGQAGAPGEASGAIAPAAMGKQEALKKFTTDLTAQARDGKLDPIIGRDDEIRQVVDILMRRRQNNPILVGEAGVGKTAVVEGLAQRIARGDVPPALKEVELRTLDVGLLQAGASMKGEFEQRLRAVIDEVQASAKPIILFVDETHTLVGAGGAAGTGDAANLLKPALARGTLRTVGATTWAEYKKYIEKDPALTRRFQAVQVDEPDEAKAVLMMRGVASTMEQHHKVQILDEALEAAVKLSHRYIPARQLPDKSVSLLDTACARVAVSLHATPADVDDSRRRIESLQTERGIIEREHAIGIAVDERDVACRGLLDAEQARLAELEQRWSEEKALVDELLALRAQLRAGAAPIEGTGSPLEAAAQSLAQQAPAQQMQEIPAQAPSGNERDALLARLRQVQAELSAVQGEHPLILPTVDYQAVAAVVADWTGIPVGRMARNEIDTVLRLPQLLAKRVIGQDHGMEMIAKRIQTTRAGLDNPHKPIGVFMLAGTSGVGKTETALALAEALYGGEQNLITINMSEYQEAHTVSSLKGAPPGYVGYGEGGVLTEAVRRKPYSVVLLDEVEKAHPDVHELFFQVFDKGVMEDGEGRRIDFRNTLIILTTNAGTELIASLCKDPELMPDPEGMAKALREPLLKIFPPALLGRLVTIPYYPLSDAMLGQIVRLQLNRIKQRVEARYKIPFDYDEDVVKLVVSRCTESESGGRMIDAILTNSMLPEISREFLNRMIEGQPIARARVGVVGAEFDYAF from the coding sequence ATGGCCGAGATCAGTCGCAGCGCCCTGTTCGGCAAGCTCAACAAGCTCGCCTACCGCGGCATCGAAAGCGCCACCGTGTTCTGCAAGTTGCGCGGCAACCCGTACGTGGAACTGGTGCACTGGCTGCACCAGATCCTGCAGCTGCCCGACTCGGACCTGCACCGCATCGTCAAGCGCTTCGAGCTCAACCCGTCGACCCTGGCGCGCGACGTGACCGAGGCGCTGGACCGGCTGCCGCGCGGCGCCAGCGGCGTCACCGACCTGTCGAGCAACGTCGAGGAAGCGGTCGAGCGCGGCTGGGTGTACGCCTCGCTCAGCTTCGGCGAGGCGCAGGTGCGCACCGGCTACCTGGTCGTCGGCGTGCTCAGCGTGCGCACCTTGCGCCATGCGCTGGTCGGCATCTCCAAGGAGTTCGAGAAGATCAAGCCGGAGGCGCTGAGCGAGCGCTTCGCCGAGATCGTCGCCGGTTCGCCGGAGGACGGCCAGCTGCCCAGCGACGGTTTCCAGCTCGGCCAGGCTGGCGCGCCTGGCGAGGCCAGCGGCGCGATCGCCCCGGCGGCGATGGGCAAGCAGGAGGCGCTGAAGAAGTTCACCACCGACCTGACCGCGCAGGCGCGCGACGGCAAGCTCGACCCGATCATCGGCCGCGACGACGAGATCCGCCAGGTGGTGGACATCCTGATGCGGCGCCGGCAGAACAATCCGATCCTGGTCGGCGAGGCCGGCGTCGGCAAGACCGCGGTGGTCGAGGGCCTGGCCCAGCGCATCGCCCGCGGCGACGTGCCGCCGGCGCTGAAGGAAGTGGAACTGCGCACGCTCGACGTGGGCCTGCTGCAGGCCGGCGCCAGCATGAAGGGCGAATTCGAGCAGCGCCTGCGCGCGGTGATCGACGAGGTGCAGGCCAGCGCCAAGCCGATCATCCTGTTCGTCGACGAGACCCACACCCTGGTCGGCGCCGGTGGCGCGGCCGGCACCGGCGACGCGGCCAACCTGCTCAAGCCGGCGCTGGCGCGCGGCACCCTGCGCACGGTCGGCGCCACCACCTGGGCCGAGTACAAGAAGTACATCGAGAAGGACCCGGCGCTGACCCGCCGCTTCCAGGCGGTGCAGGTGGACGAGCCGGACGAGGCCAAGGCGGTGCTGATGATGCGCGGCGTGGCCAGCACCATGGAACAGCACCACAAGGTGCAGATCCTGGACGAGGCGCTGGAGGCCGCGGTCAAGCTCAGCCACCGCTACATCCCGGCGCGGCAGCTGCCGGACAAGTCGGTGAGCCTGCTCGACACCGCCTGCGCACGCGTGGCGGTGAGCCTGCACGCCACCCCGGCCGACGTGGACGACAGCCGCCGCCGCATCGAATCGCTGCAGACCGAGCGCGGCATCATCGAGCGCGAACACGCGATCGGCATCGCCGTCGACGAGCGCGATGTCGCCTGCCGCGGGTTGCTCGACGCCGAACAGGCGCGGCTTGCCGAGCTGGAACAGCGCTGGAGCGAGGAGAAGGCGCTGGTCGACGAACTGCTGGCGCTGCGCGCGCAGCTGCGCGCCGGCGCCGCGCCGATCGAAGGCACCGGCAGCCCGCTGGAGGCGGCGGCGCAATCGCTGGCGCAGCAGGCGCCGGCGCAGCAGATGCAGGAGATCCCCGCGCAGGCGCCGTCGGGCAACGAACGCGACGCGCTGCTGGCGCGGCTGCGCCAGGTACAGGCGGAACTGAGCGCCGTGCAGGGCGAGCATCCGCTGATCCTGCCGACCGTGGACTACCAGGCGGTGGCCGCGGTGGTCGCCGACTGGACCGGCATCCCGGTCGGGCGCATGGCGCGCAACGAGATCGACACCGTGCTGCGCCTGCCGCAACTGTTGGCCAAACGCGTGATCGGCCAGGACCACGGCATGGAGATGATCGCCAAGCGCATCCAGACCACCCGCGCCGGCCTGGACAACCCGCACAAGCCGATCGGCGTGTTCATGCTCGCCGGCACCTCCGGCGTCGGCAAGACCGAGACCGCGCTGGCCCTGGCCGAGGCGCTGTACGGCGGCGAGCAGAACCTGATCACCATCAACATGAGCGAGTACCAGGAAGCGCACACGGTGTCCTCGCTCAAGGGCGCGCCTCCCGGCTACGTCGGCTACGGCGAAGGCGGCGTGCTGACCGAGGCGGTGCGGCGCAAGCCGTATTCGGTGGTGCTGCTGGACGAAGTGGAGAAGGCGCACCCGGACGTGCACGAACTGTTCTTTCAGGTGTTCGACAAGGGCGTGATGGAGGACGGCGAAGGCCGCCGCATCGATTTCCGCAACACCTTGATCATCCTCACCACCAACGCCGGCACCGAGCTGATCGCCAGCCTGTGCAAGGATCCGGAGCTGATGCCGGATCCGGAGGGCATGGCCAAGGCCCTGCGCGAGCCGCTGCTGAAGATCTTCCCGCCGGCGCTGCTCGGCCGCCTGGTCACCATCCCCTACTACCCGCTGAGCGACGCGATGCTCGGGCAGATCGTCAGGCTGCAGTTGAACCGGATCAAGCAGCGCGTGGAAGCGCGCTACAAGATCCCGTTCGACTACGACGAGGACGTGGTGAAGCTGGTGGTCAGCCGCTGCACCGAGAGTGAATCGGGCGGCCGCATGATCGACGCGATCCTGACCAATTCGATGCTGCCGGAGATTTCGCGGGAGTTCCTGAACCGGATGATCGAGGGGCAGCCGATCGCGCGCGCGCGCGTGGGCGTGGTGGGCGCGGAGTTCGACTACGCGTTCTGA
- the tssG gene encoding type VI secretion system baseplate subunit TssG translates to MAGAARQTAAAVSAADLAALEQALRERPQDFEFFAALRALERAHPQRPRLGRSTRPSDDPVRLRHTPSLAFAPRSIDRYVAAAGTQPGKLYGLFLGLFGPNAPLPLHLTEYAIERQAQAKDPTLAAFADLFHHRMLSLFYRAWADAQPTVQADRPHEDRFRGYLDALSGIASPHLRDRDALPDDARRHFAGRLLPVARNAEGLRGLLEQLFAVPVQVLEFVAEWMRLPDDAQLRLGASPEVATLGHSTVLGAHARGAQQRFRLRLGPLSRSAFQRFLPGGEALRQLAAAVRSYVGDEKGWDLQLLLQSDQVPATALARGGRLGLDTWLGQRSWDIADADDVVLRPSG, encoded by the coding sequence CTGGCCGGCGCAGCTCGGCAAACGGCAGCTGCTGTGAGCGCCGCCGACCTCGCCGCCCTGGAGCAGGCCCTGCGCGAGCGGCCGCAGGACTTCGAGTTCTTCGCCGCGCTGCGCGCGCTGGAACGCGCGCATCCGCAGCGCCCGCGGCTGGGCCGCTCCACGCGCCCGTCCGACGATCCGGTGCGGCTGCGGCATACCCCGTCGCTGGCGTTCGCGCCGCGCTCGATCGACCGCTACGTGGCCGCCGCCGGCACCCAGCCGGGCAAGCTGTACGGGCTGTTCCTGGGCCTGTTCGGGCCGAACGCGCCGCTGCCGCTGCACCTGACCGAGTACGCGATCGAGCGCCAGGCGCAGGCCAAGGACCCGACCCTGGCCGCGTTCGCCGACCTGTTCCACCACCGCATGCTGAGCCTGTTCTACCGCGCCTGGGCCGACGCGCAGCCGACCGTGCAGGCCGACCGTCCGCACGAGGACCGCTTCCGCGGCTACCTGGATGCGCTCAGCGGCATCGCCTCGCCGCACCTGCGCGATCGCGATGCGCTGCCGGACGACGCGCGGCGCCATTTCGCCGGGCGCCTGCTGCCGGTGGCGCGCAACGCCGAAGGCCTGCGCGGCCTGCTCGAGCAACTGTTCGCGGTGCCGGTGCAGGTGCTCGAATTCGTCGCCGAATGGATGCGCCTGCCGGACGATGCGCAGCTGCGCCTGGGCGCCTCGCCCGAGGTCGCCACGCTCGGCCACAGCACGGTGCTCGGCGCGCATGCGCGCGGCGCGCAGCAGCGGTTCCGGTTGCGCCTGGGGCCGCTGTCGCGCAGCGCCTTCCAGCGCTTCCTGCCCGGCGGCGAGGCCCTGCGCCAGCTGGCCGCGGCGGTACGCAGCTACGTCGGCGACGAAAAAGGCTGGGACCTGCAGTTGCTGCTGCAGTCCGACCAGGTGCCGGCGACCGCGCTGGCGCGCGGCGGGCGCCTGGGCCTGGACACCTGGCTCGGCCAGCGCAGCTGGGACATCGCCGACGCCGACGACGTGGTGCTGCGGCCATCCGGCTGA
- the tssF gene encoding type VI secretion system baseplate subunit TssF, with amino-acid sequence MDPRLLGYYNRELQHVREMGGEFAREFPKIAGRLGLEGFECADPYVERLLEGFAFMAARVQLKLDAQYPVFTQHLLQMVYPHYLTPMPSMAVVQLQPDLKESALAAGHTVPRHTALRSLVAGGERTACEYRTAHALTLWPLALREAKYLDTPAAIAAAGIGLPPAQAAARPVRAALRLRFETLAGVQANMLALDALPLFLAGADDLPTRLYEQLLGHAAGFVVRGQDAAGASVELQRGRNELRARGFADDEALVPYDGRAFSGYRLLQEYFACPQRFLFAELGGLRAALRRLHGTGFEIVVLLERSVPSLAQAVSADNFRLFCTPAINLFPRRADRLHLAPGKTEYHVLADRTRPMDFEIHSLGEVEGFGDRQEPEQRFLPFYGGDAHTWHARHGAFYTLRREPRLLSARQRRQGARSSYVGSEVYVSLVDADDGAYATSLRQLGLQLLCSNRDLPLHMPVGKGATDFTMDAGAPVHSVRCVAGPTKPRPALSDGATAWRLLSHLQLNYLSLFEDGQDGAAALREMLTLYCDPFDAAALRQIEGIKHVQAQPIVRRIPAPGPITFGRGLEITLTCEDSAFEGSGAFLLGAVLQHFFARYVSVNSFTETVLRTSERNEIARWPAQLGKRQLL; translated from the coding sequence ATGGATCCGCGCCTGCTCGGCTACTACAACCGCGAACTGCAGCACGTGCGCGAGATGGGCGGCGAGTTCGCGCGCGAGTTCCCGAAGATCGCCGGGCGCCTGGGCCTGGAAGGCTTCGAGTGCGCCGACCCGTACGTGGAGCGCCTGCTGGAAGGCTTCGCGTTCATGGCCGCGCGGGTGCAGCTCAAGCTCGACGCGCAGTACCCGGTGTTCACCCAGCACCTGCTGCAGATGGTGTATCCGCACTACCTGACGCCGATGCCGTCGATGGCGGTGGTGCAGCTGCAGCCGGACCTGAAGGAAAGCGCGCTGGCCGCCGGGCATACCGTGCCGCGCCACACCGCGCTGCGCAGCCTGGTCGCCGGCGGCGAGCGCACCGCCTGCGAATACCGCACCGCGCACGCGCTCACGTTGTGGCCGCTGGCGCTGCGCGAGGCCAAGTACCTGGACACGCCGGCGGCGATCGCCGCGGCCGGGATCGGCCTGCCGCCGGCGCAGGCCGCGGCCAGGCCGGTGCGCGCGGCCTTGCGCCTGCGCTTCGAGACCCTGGCCGGGGTGCAGGCGAACATGCTGGCGCTGGACGCGCTGCCGCTGTTCCTGGCCGGCGCCGACGATCTGCCGACCCGCCTGTACGAACAATTGCTCGGCCATGCCGCCGGCTTCGTGGTGCGTGGCCAGGACGCGGCCGGTGCGAGCGTGGAGCTGCAGCGCGGCCGCAACGAACTGCGCGCGCGCGGCTTCGCCGACGACGAGGCGCTGGTGCCCTACGACGGCCGCGCCTTCAGCGGCTATCGCCTGCTGCAGGAATACTTCGCCTGCCCGCAGCGCTTCCTGTTCGCCGAACTGGGCGGGTTGCGCGCGGCGCTGCGCCGGCTGCACGGCACCGGCTTCGAGATCGTGGTGCTGCTGGAGCGCAGCGTGCCCAGCCTGGCGCAGGCGGTGAGCGCGGACAACTTCCGCCTGTTCTGCACGCCGGCGATCAACCTGTTCCCGCGCCGCGCCGACCGCCTGCACCTGGCGCCGGGCAAGACCGAATACCACGTGCTCGCCGACCGCACCCGGCCGATGGATTTCGAGATCCACAGCCTGGGCGAGGTCGAGGGCTTCGGCGACCGCCAGGAGCCGGAGCAGCGCTTCCTGCCGTTCTACGGCGGCGACGCGCACACCTGGCACGCACGCCACGGCGCGTTCTACACGCTGCGCCGCGAACCGCGCCTGCTGTCGGCGCGCCAGCGCCGCCAGGGCGCGCGCTCCAGCTACGTCGGCAGCGAGGTCTACGTCAGCCTGGTCGATGCCGACGACGGCGCCTACGCGACCTCCTTGCGCCAGCTCGGCCTGCAGTTGCTGTGCAGCAACCGCGACCTGCCGCTGCACATGCCGGTCGGCAAGGGCGCCACCGATTTCACGATGGACGCCGGCGCGCCGGTGCACAGCGTGCGCTGCGTGGCCGGGCCGACCAAGCCGCGCCCGGCGCTGAGCGACGGCGCCACCGCCTGGCGCCTGCTCAGCCACCTGCAGCTGAACTACCTGTCGCTGTTCGAGGACGGCCAGGACGGCGCCGCGGCGCTGCGCGAGATGCTGACCCTGTACTGCGATCCGTTCGATGCCGCGGCGCTGCGCCAGATCGAAGGCATCAAGCACGTACAGGCGCAGCCGATCGTGCGCCGCATCCCGGCGCCGGGGCCGATCACCTTCGGCCGCGGCCTGGAGATCACCCTCACCTGCGAGGACAGCGCCTTCGAAGGCAGCGGCGCGTTCCTGCTCGGCGCGGTGCTGCAGCACTTCTTCGCCCGCTACGTGTCGGTCAATTCCTTCACCGAGACCGTACTGCGCACCAGCGAGCGCAACGAGATCGCGCGCTGGCCGGCGCAGCTCGGCAAACGGCAGCTGCTGTGA
- the tssE gene encoding type VI secretion system baseplate subunit TssE, giving the protein MAELTTQERLQPSLLDRLSDDEPLRQEESRDKRVISAARLRECVMRDLSWLLNCVNLATDQPLDAYPEVRRSVLNFGIPDLAGVAMSGIDAAALQLRLREAILAFEPRLIADTLRVTVQADARRMDRRSLVFFIESEMWAQPLPLNLYLKTELDLETGRLDVSEGYA; this is encoded by the coding sequence ATGGCCGAACTCACCACCCAGGAACGCCTGCAGCCCTCGCTGCTGGACCGGCTCAGCGACGACGAGCCGCTGCGCCAGGAGGAGAGCCGCGACAAGCGGGTGATCTCCGCCGCGCGCCTGCGCGAGTGCGTGATGCGCGACCTGTCGTGGCTGCTGAACTGCGTCAACCTGGCCACCGACCAGCCGCTGGACGCGTATCCGGAGGTGCGCCGTTCGGTGCTCAATTTCGGCATCCCCGACCTGGCCGGCGTGGCCATGTCCGGCATCGACGCGGCGGCGCTGCAGCTGCGCCTGCGTGAGGCGATCCTGGCGTTCGAGCCGCGGCTGATCGCCGACACCCTGCGCGTCACCGTGCAGGCCGACGCGCGGCGCATGGACCGGCGTTCGCTGGTGTTCTTCATCGAATCGGAGATGTGGGCGCAGCCGCTGCCGCTGAACCTGTACCTGAAGACCGAGCTGGACCTGGAGACCGGGCGCCTGGACGTGAGCGAGGGCTACGCCTGA
- a CDS encoding type VI secretion system accessory protein TagJ, with amino-acid sequence MDTTPELLLRHGRPDEALKLLTQRVRQHPADARQRVFLFQLLAVLGQWDRARDQLTACRELDADNAALAATYAITVQAERQRAAVFAGQALPTVLGAPEPWLALLLQALRLSADGATAQAAELRAQAFAQAPGSAGTLDDTRFEWIADADPRFGPCLELVVNGGYAWVPFAQVQALRFEAPADLRDMLWAPVAVTWRNGGEAFGFVPVRYPGTERSDDGQLLLARRTDWSGSDGDVGLGQRLLATDAGDHALLDVRQIQFDPA; translated from the coding sequence ATGGACACCACTCCCGAACTGCTGCTGCGTCACGGGCGTCCGGACGAAGCGCTGAAACTGCTGACCCAGCGCGTGCGCCAGCATCCGGCCGACGCGCGCCAGCGCGTGTTCCTGTTCCAGCTATTGGCGGTGCTCGGCCAATGGGACCGTGCCCGCGACCAGCTCACCGCCTGTCGCGAACTCGACGCCGACAACGCCGCGCTCGCCGCCACCTATGCGATCACCGTGCAGGCCGAGCGCCAGCGCGCGGCGGTGTTCGCCGGGCAGGCGCTGCCGACCGTGCTGGGCGCGCCCGAACCGTGGCTGGCGCTGCTGCTGCAGGCGCTGCGGCTGTCGGCCGACGGCGCCACCGCGCAGGCCGCCGAGCTGCGCGCGCAGGCGTTCGCGCAGGCGCCGGGCAGCGCCGGCACGCTCGACGACACCCGCTTCGAGTGGATCGCCGACGCCGATCCGCGCTTCGGCCCGTGCCTGGAGCTGGTGGTCAACGGCGGCTACGCCTGGGTGCCGTTCGCGCAGGTGCAGGCGTTGCGCTTCGAGGCGCCGGCCGACCTGCGCGACATGCTGTGGGCGCCGGTCGCGGTGACCTGGCGCAACGGCGGCGAAGCGTTCGGCTTCGTGCCGGTGCGCTATCCGGGCACCGAGCGCAGCGACGACGGCCAGCTGCTGCTGGCGCGGCGCACCGACTGGAGCGGCAGCGACGGCGACGTCGGCCTGGGCCAGCGCCTGCTGGCCACCGATGCCGGCGACCACGCGCTGCTGGACGTGCGCCAGATCCAGTTCGATCCGGCCTGA
- a CDS encoding Hcp family type VI secretion system effector has translation MAFDMHIKFGSGKVKIEGASNHKKHKGEVPILAWSWGASNSGDLHTGGGSASGGKAHIQDISITKYVDGCSNALLDAVCTGARVENAWLYVTNATGEQTDFLTLELSEGVLVTSLSTGGSGGEDRLTENLTLHFGKFKYSFQPQDDKGTAQGGAKEFTYDIQGVAKA, from the coding sequence ATGGCGTTCGACATGCATATCAAGTTCGGCAGCGGCAAGGTCAAGATCGAAGGCGCGTCCAACCACAAGAAGCACAAGGGCGAGGTGCCGATCCTGGCCTGGTCGTGGGGCGCGAGCAATTCCGGCGACCTGCATACCGGTGGCGGTTCGGCCAGCGGCGGCAAGGCGCACATCCAGGACATCTCCATCACCAAGTACGTGGACGGCTGCTCCAACGCGTTGCTGGACGCGGTGTGCACCGGCGCGCGCGTGGAGAACGCGTGGCTGTACGTGACCAACGCCACCGGCGAACAGACCGACTTCCTGACCCTGGAGCTGAGCGAAGGCGTGCTGGTCACCTCGCTGTCCACCGGCGGCTCGGGCGGCGAGGATCGCCTGACCGAGAACCTGACCCTGCACTTCGGCAAGTTCAAGTACAGCTTCCAGCCGCAGGACGACAAGGGCACGGCGCAGGGCGGGGCGAAGGAATTCACCTACGACATCCAGGGCGTGGCCAAGGCCTGA
- the tssC gene encoding type VI secretion system contractile sheath large subunit, whose amino-acid sequence MASEQLAEAGSSTQVLEAGDFAALLNREFKPKSERAKEEVESAVRTLAEQVLSRSDVVSEDVSQTIKAYIAEIDRKLSEQLNHILHHADMQQLEGAWRGLHYLVSNTESDQQLKIRVLNISKKELGKVLKRYKGTAWDQSPIFKKVYEQEYGQLGGEPYGCLVGDYYFDNSPPDVELLNGIAQVAAAAHAPFISAAAPKLMGMDNWNELSNPRDLAKIFSTPDYAAWRSLRESEDSKYIGLAMPRTLSRLPYGASTNPVEEFDFEEETTGADSAKYTWQNAAYAMAVNINRSFKQYGWCSRIRGIESGGAVEGLPTHTFPTDDGGVDMKCPTEVAITDRRSAELDKMGLMPLVHRKNSDMAAFISAQSLNKPDEYDDPDATANAALGARLPYMFACCRFAHYLKCIVRDKIGSFSDREQMQVWLTRWITQYIDGDPSNSSEDTKARKPLAAAEVVVEEVEGAPGYYTSKFFLKPHYQLEGLTVSLRLVSRLPSAAKA is encoded by the coding sequence ATGGCGAGCGAACAGCTGGCCGAAGCCGGCAGCAGCACCCAGGTCCTGGAAGCCGGCGATTTCGCCGCGCTGCTGAACCGGGAATTCAAGCCCAAGAGCGAACGCGCCAAGGAAGAAGTGGAGTCCGCGGTGCGGACCCTGGCCGAGCAGGTGCTCAGCCGCAGCGACGTGGTCAGCGAGGACGTGTCGCAGACGATCAAGGCCTACATCGCCGAGATCGACCGCAAGCTCAGCGAGCAGCTCAACCACATCCTGCACCACGCCGACATGCAGCAGCTGGAAGGCGCCTGGCGCGGCCTGCACTACCTGGTCAGCAATACCGAGAGCGACCAGCAGCTGAAGATCCGCGTGCTCAACATCTCCAAGAAGGAGTTGGGCAAGGTGCTCAAGCGCTACAAGGGCACCGCCTGGGACCAGAGCCCGATCTTCAAGAAGGTCTACGAGCAGGAATACGGCCAGCTCGGCGGCGAGCCGTACGGCTGCCTGGTCGGCGACTACTACTTCGACAACAGCCCGCCGGACGTGGAGCTGCTCAACGGCATCGCCCAGGTCGCCGCCGCCGCGCATGCGCCGTTCATCTCCGCGGCCGCGCCCAAGCTGATGGGCATGGACAACTGGAACGAGCTGTCCAACCCGCGCGACCTGGCCAAGATCTTCTCCACGCCCGACTACGCCGCATGGCGTTCGCTGCGCGAATCGGAGGATTCCAAGTACATCGGTCTGGCCATGCCGCGCACGCTGTCGCGGCTGCCGTACGGCGCGTCCACCAATCCGGTGGAGGAGTTCGATTTCGAGGAAGAGACCACCGGCGCCGATTCGGCCAAGTACACCTGGCAGAACGCGGCGTATGCGATGGCGGTGAACATCAACCGCTCGTTCAAGCAGTACGGCTGGTGTTCGCGGATCCGCGGCATCGAGTCCGGCGGCGCGGTCGAGGGCCTGCCCACGCACACCTTCCCCACCGACGACGGCGGCGTGGACATGAAGTGCCCGACCGAGGTGGCGATCACCGACCGCCGTTCGGCCGAACTGGACAAGATGGGGCTGATGCCGCTGGTGCACCGCAAGAACTCGGACATGGCCGCGTTCATCAGCGCGCAGTCGCTGAACAAGCCCGACGAGTACGACGATCCGGACGCCACCGCCAACGCCGCGCTGGGCGCGCGGCTGCCGTACATGTTCGCCTGCTGCCGCTTCGCGCATTACCTGAAGTGCATCGTGCGCGACAAGATCGGCTCGTTCAGCGACCGCGAGCAGATGCAGGTGTGGCTGACCCGCTGGATCACCCAGTACATCGACGGCGACCCGTCCAACTCCAGCGAAGACACCAAGGCGCGCAAGCCGCTGGCCGCGGCCGAGGTGGTGGTGGAGGAAGTGGAGGGCGCGCCCGGCTACTACACCTCCAAGTTCTTCCTGAAGCCGCACTACCAGCTGGAAGGGCTGACCGTGTCGCTGCGACTGGTGTCGCGGCTGCCGTCCGCCGCCAAGGCCTGA
- the tssB gene encoding type VI secretion system contractile sheath small subunit yields MANSQKFIARNRAPRVQIEYDVEVYGAQKKVQIPFVMGVMSDLSGANAGELPSLEERKALEIDVDNFDSRLQSMRPRATFKVPNTLTGEGELAVDITFESMDDFSPAAVARKVEPLAKLLEARTQLANLDTYMDGKAGAENLIAQALRDPALLQSLVSAAKPADPKEG; encoded by the coding sequence ATGGCAAACAGTCAGAAGTTCATCGCGCGCAATCGGGCGCCACGGGTACAGATCGAGTACGACGTGGAGGTCTACGGCGCGCAGAAGAAAGTGCAGATCCCGTTCGTGATGGGAGTGATGTCGGACCTGTCCGGCGCCAATGCCGGCGAGCTGCCGTCGCTGGAGGAACGCAAGGCGCTGGAGATCGACGTGGACAACTTCGACAGCCGCCTGCAGTCGATGCGCCCGCGCGCCACCTTCAAGGTGCCCAACACGCTCACCGGCGAAGGCGAGCTGGCGGTGGACATCACCTTCGAGAGCATGGACGACTTCTCGCCGGCGGCGGTGGCGCGCAAGGTCGAGCCGCTGGCCAAGCTGCTGGAGGCGCGTACCCAGCTGGCCAACCTGGACACCTACATGGACGGCAAGGCCGGCGCCGAGAACCTGATCGCGCAGGCGCTGCGCGACCCGGCCCTGCTGCAGTCGCTGGTGTCGGCGGCCAAGCCTGCCGATCCGAAGGAGGGCTGA
- a CDS encoding helix-turn-helix transcriptional regulator: protein MQARAPLADTGEPLLIDLLAYIEENIGEPELGGEMLLAAFPLSRATLYRLFQARGGVASYIREQRLRTAHRYLQLHPQCSLTWLLYEMGFASERQFQRAFQARFGMSPAQWRKACRAAPCQPREERRGPYIPMWRIIRELCRTSMVDDAPVYAPAEPATAQ, encoded by the coding sequence ATGCAAGCGCGCGCGCCCCTCGCCGACACCGGCGAACCGCTGCTGATCGACCTGCTGGCCTATATCGAAGAGAACATCGGCGAACCGGAGCTGGGCGGCGAGATGCTGCTGGCGGCGTTCCCGCTGTCGCGCGCCACCTTGTACCGGCTGTTCCAGGCGCGCGGCGGCGTGGCCAGCTACATCCGCGAGCAGCGCCTGCGCACCGCGCACCGCTACCTGCAGCTGCATCCGCAGTGCAGCCTGACCTGGCTGCTGTACGAAATGGGCTTCGCCTCGGAACGGCAGTTCCAGCGCGCCTTCCAGGCCCGCTTCGGCATGTCGCCGGCGCAATGGCGCAAGGCCTGCCGCGCGGCGCCGTGCCAGCCCAGGGAAGAGCGCCGCGGCCCCTACATCCCGATGTGGCGGATCATCCGCGAGCTGTGCCGCACCTCGATGGTCGACGACGCACCGGTGTATGCGCCGGCGGAACCGGCAACGGCGCAATAG
- a CDS encoding universal stress protein, whose product MYQRILIAIDGSELSAKGLQQGLALAARLGAEVDIVTVSEPWAMGMYDAMGWSVGYEATPEYRQDREEGAQKILAPALAAAEATGVVAHGCHVLDRYAAEGIIDIANSHHCDLIVMTSHGRRGMSRVLLGSQTAEVLAHSQVPVLVIR is encoded by the coding sequence ATGTACCAGCGCATCCTGATTGCAATCGATGGTTCCGAGTTGTCCGCCAAGGGCCTGCAACAGGGCCTGGCGCTCGCCGCCCGGCTCGGTGCGGAGGTGGACATCGTCACCGTGTCCGAGCCGTGGGCAATGGGCATGTACGACGCGATGGGCTGGAGCGTGGGCTACGAGGCCACGCCCGAGTACCGGCAGGACCGCGAGGAAGGCGCGCAGAAGATCCTGGCGCCGGCGCTCGCCGCCGCCGAGGCCACCGGCGTGGTCGCGCATGGCTGCCACGTGCTCGATCGCTACGCGGCCGAGGGCATCATCGACATCGCCAATTCGCACCATTGCGACCTGATCGTGATGACCTCGCATGGCCGCCGCGGCATGAGCCGGGTGCTGCTCGGCAGCCAGACCGCCGAGGTGCTGGCGCACAGCCAGGTGCCGGTGCTGGTGATCCGCTGA